Proteins from one Mesorhizobium sp. M9A.F.Ca.ET.002.03.1.2 genomic window:
- a CDS encoding ABC transporter ATP-binding protein, protein MTERNALELKDLSVAYRVAGRNRAVLRNVNLTIKTGEAYGLVGESGCGKSTVALSVVRYLPRNGSITGGSIALDGKDVMKLDSEALRRARADSVSMVYQDPGKALNPSLRIDRQLTEIFELAGITGQAASDKAIAMLNRVRISDPASVMQRYPHQLSGGMQQRVAIAMALANDPSMLILDEPTTGLDATVEAEVLDLIEQLRRELSASILFISHNLAVVSNMCDRVGVLYAGMLVEEGSTKDVFNDPRHPYTVALLRCLPRGGQRKDQGRLDTIPGFLPGIGVAIKGCAFADRCALADDRCRTELPPLYDLGGRLSRCFHHHKAQALPRATPSDVAPAPKPAGAPVLRVAGLNKTYGNPGHPLRAVKDVSLDLRPGETLGLVGESGSGKTTFARLLLGLVPPDDGGTIELEGRALAPRLENRSDDQIKAMQIVFQNPDSALNRSHSIRHLIGRALKRLAGLSGKALEARLNDLVRSVRLTERHLAVKPRQLSGGLKQRVAIARAFAGDPRIVVCDEPTSALDVSVQAAILNLLADLQSKEDVSYIFISHDLGVVRYLSDKIAVLYLGRIMEFGPSEPVFSGPHHPYTEALLSAVPELDRSKSSRIRLDGETPSAANPPTGCVFHTRCPRKIGAICETLEPELSESEPGHTIRCHIPYIELMELQSLKSEARESSLQRRRVERSTA, encoded by the coding sequence ATGACTGAGAGGAACGCGCTCGAACTGAAGGACCTTTCGGTCGCCTATCGCGTCGCCGGACGCAACCGCGCGGTGCTGCGCAACGTCAACCTGACCATCAAGACCGGCGAAGCCTATGGGCTGGTCGGTGAATCCGGCTGCGGCAAGTCGACCGTGGCGCTGTCGGTGGTGCGCTATCTGCCGCGCAACGGCTCGATCACCGGCGGCTCGATCGCGCTCGACGGCAAGGACGTGATGAAGCTTGACAGCGAGGCGCTGCGGCGTGCCCGCGCAGACAGCGTGTCGATGGTCTATCAGGACCCCGGCAAGGCGCTGAACCCGTCGCTCCGCATCGACCGGCAGTTGACCGAGATCTTCGAACTCGCCGGCATCACCGGACAGGCGGCAAGCGACAAGGCAATCGCCATGCTGAACCGGGTGCGCATCTCCGATCCGGCCAGCGTCATGCAGCGCTATCCGCACCAGCTTTCCGGCGGCATGCAGCAGCGCGTGGCGATCGCCATGGCGCTGGCCAACGACCCCTCGATGCTGATCCTCGACGAGCCGACCACCGGCCTCGATGCGACGGTGGAAGCCGAGGTCCTCGACCTGATCGAGCAATTGCGGCGTGAGCTGTCAGCCTCGATCCTATTCATCAGCCACAACCTCGCCGTCGTCTCCAACATGTGCGACCGGGTCGGCGTGCTCTATGCCGGAATGCTGGTCGAGGAAGGCTCGACCAAGGACGTCTTCAACGATCCGCGCCATCCCTACACGGTGGCGCTGCTACGCTGTCTGCCCCGTGGCGGCCAGCGCAAGGACCAGGGCCGCCTCGACACCATTCCGGGTTTCCTCCCCGGCATTGGCGTGGCCATCAAGGGCTGTGCCTTCGCCGATCGCTGTGCGCTTGCTGACGACCGCTGCCGCACCGAACTGCCGCCGCTCTATGATCTGGGCGGCCGGCTGTCGCGTTGCTTCCATCATCACAAGGCGCAAGCCCTGCCGCGTGCCACACCCAGCGATGTGGCGCCTGCACCAAAGCCGGCGGGGGCACCGGTGCTGCGAGTCGCGGGACTGAACAAAACCTATGGCAACCCTGGCCATCCCTTGCGCGCCGTCAAGGATGTTTCGCTTGACCTGCGACCCGGCGAGACGCTTGGGCTGGTCGGCGAGTCCGGCAGCGGCAAGACAACCTTCGCTAGGCTGCTGCTTGGCCTGGTGCCGCCCGATGACGGCGGCACCATCGAACTCGAGGGCAGGGCGCTGGCGCCTCGCCTGGAGAACCGCAGCGACGACCAGATCAAGGCGATGCAGATCGTCTTCCAGAATCCGGACTCGGCGCTCAACCGCTCGCATTCGATCCGGCATCTCATCGGCCGGGCGCTGAAGCGGCTGGCCGGTCTCTCCGGCAAGGCGCTGGAGGCCCGCCTCAACGACCTGGTCCGCTCGGTGCGACTCACCGAGCGGCATCTCGCCGTTAAGCCGCGCCAGCTTTCAGGTGGCCTGAAGCAGCGCGTTGCCATTGCCCGCGCCTTCGCCGGCGATCCGCGTATCGTGGTGTGCGATGAGCCGACCTCTGCGCTGGATGTTTCCGTGCAGGCGGCGATCCTCAACCTGCTCGCCGACCTGCAGTCGAAAGAAGATGTCAGCTACATCTTCATCTCGCATGACCTTGGCGTGGTGCGTTACCTCTCTGACAAGATCGCCGTGCTCTATCTCGGCCGCATCATGGAGTTCGGGCCATCGGAACCGGTGTTTTCCGGCCCCCACCATCCCTACACCGAGGCGCTGCTGTCAGCCGTGCCCGAGCTCGACCGGTCAAAGAGCTCGCGCATCCGCCTCGACGGAGAGACCCCGAGCGCCGCTAATCCGCCGACGGGCTGCGTCTTCCACACGCGCTGCCCGCGCAAGATCGGCGCCATCTGCGAGACGCTGGAGCCGGAGCTTTCCGAGTCTGAACCCGGACACACCATCCGCTGTCATATCCCTTATATCGAGCTAATGGAGCTGCAAAGCCTAAAAAGTGAGGCCCGGGAGTCATCATTGCAAAGAAGACGAGTGGAAAGGTCGACAGCCTAG
- a CDS encoding ABC transporter permease, with protein sequence MSAVQTTSPAQDDMRRRSPLADVFYSLLRSRTFLVGLAIVLFWVACALFGERFVPYDPLADDIIDALAPPSREHWFGTDQIGRDVFSRVIVGSRDILTVAPLATLFATVAGTALGLLTGYFRGIVDDVVSRILEAFMAIPGVIVALLAIVALGTSKTTVIVVIGLSFAPIIARTVRSAVLTERELDYVAAAELRHERALYTMFVEILPNVIPPILVETTVRLGYAIFAVATLSFLGFGIQPPSPDWGLSISSNYGMISGGFWWTVLFDALAIASLVIGVNLVTDGVQGAFND encoded by the coding sequence ATGAGCGCCGTCCAGACCACCTCTCCCGCACAAGACGACATGCGCCGGCGCAGTCCCCTGGCGGATGTCTTTTACTCCCTACTACGCTCGCGAACCTTCCTCGTCGGTCTTGCCATCGTGCTGTTCTGGGTCGCCTGTGCGCTGTTCGGCGAGCGCTTCGTGCCTTACGACCCACTCGCCGACGACATCATCGATGCGCTGGCACCCCCCTCGCGCGAACACTGGTTCGGCACCGACCAAATCGGCCGCGATGTCTTCTCGCGCGTCATCGTCGGCTCGCGCGATATCCTGACCGTCGCCCCGCTGGCGACACTGTTTGCGACCGTGGCCGGCACGGCACTGGGTCTGCTCACCGGCTACTTCCGCGGCATCGTCGACGATGTCGTCAGCCGCATCCTCGAAGCCTTCATGGCCATCCCGGGTGTCATCGTGGCGCTGCTCGCCATCGTCGCGCTTGGTACCTCCAAGACCACCGTCATCGTCGTCATTGGGCTGAGCTTCGCGCCCATCATTGCCCGCACCGTGCGCTCGGCGGTGCTGACCGAGCGCGAACTCGACTATGTCGCCGCCGCCGAGCTTCGGCACGAGCGCGCGCTGTATACGATGTTCGTCGAGATCCTGCCCAACGTCATTCCACCAATCCTGGTCGAGACCACCGTGCGGCTGGGTTATGCCATCTTCGCGGTCGCCACGCTCTCCTTCCTGGGTTTTGGCATCCAGCCGCCCTCACCCGACTGGGGGCTCTCGATCTCCAGCAATTACGGCATGATCAGTGGCGGCTTCTGGTGGACGGTGCTGTTCGACGCGCTCGCCATCGCCTCGCTGGTGATCGGCGTCAATCTGGTGACCGATGGCGTCCAGGGGGCGTTTAATGACTGA
- a CDS encoding ABC transporter permease, which translates to MVFLGGQVLPGNVGRAILGPFADQRAVDALNHSLGVDRPLLVQYGSWIWNFLHGDMGTSYVFRAPVAPFVVDALGNSMKLALIAFVLVVPIGILGGVVAALNLNRPLDRIISLGGLSVTVLPEFVTGIILILIFGVWLRWLPIAAAWPKGAGFLTQIYYLILPSLPLFLVLFGYIARMARSGMIEALDSDYTRTAVLKGLTWRTVIWRHVLRNALLPTITVIATQTGYLIGGLVVIETLFRYQGIGSLIFTAARGKDFPMLEAGILTIGIVYAVATLAADFLYSVLNPRIRLGAEQ; encoded by the coding sequence ATGGTGTTCCTAGGCGGCCAGGTGCTGCCCGGCAATGTCGGGCGCGCCATATTGGGGCCGTTCGCCGACCAGCGCGCGGTCGATGCACTTAACCATTCGCTTGGCGTCGACCGGCCGCTGCTCGTCCAGTACGGAAGCTGGATCTGGAATTTCCTGCACGGCGACATGGGCACGTCCTACGTCTTCCGTGCGCCGGTGGCACCCTTCGTTGTCGACGCCCTCGGCAATTCGATGAAACTGGCGCTGATCGCCTTCGTGCTGGTGGTGCCGATCGGCATCCTCGGCGGCGTTGTCGCCGCGCTCAACCTCAACCGGCCGCTCGACCGCATCATCAGCCTGGGCGGGCTGTCGGTGACGGTACTGCCGGAATTCGTCACCGGCATCATCCTGATCCTGATCTTCGGCGTCTGGCTGAGGTGGCTGCCGATCGCGGCGGCATGGCCAAAAGGCGCGGGATTCCTCACCCAGATCTACTATCTGATCCTGCCGTCGCTGCCGCTATTCCTGGTGCTGTTCGGCTACATCGCCCGCATGGCGCGGTCCGGCATGATCGAGGCGCTCGATTCCGACTATACAAGGACGGCCGTGCTCAAGGGCCTGACGTGGCGCACGGTGATCTGGCGACATGTGCTGCGCAATGCGCTGCTGCCGACCATCACCGTCATCGCCACACAGACCGGCTACCTCATCGGCGGCCTGGTCGTGATCGAAACGCTGTTCCGCTACCAGGGCATCGGCTCGCTTATCTTCACCGCCGCGCGCGGCAAGGATTTCCCGATGCTGGAGGCCGGCATCCTCACCATCGGCATCGTCTATGCCGTGGCGACGCTTGCCGCTGACTTCCTCTATTCCGTACTCAATCCGCGTATCCGGCTGGGAGCAGAGCAATGA
- a CDS encoding ABC transporter substrate-binding protein has protein sequence MKTNYRILDLMRRNRTPLENHLIDGLVDGRISRREFMRHGSLLGLSLPLLGGIGMAAGLGAMPSRARAQGAPGATIRVACVVPTGAIDPVTIADNGGYLMLQQVGEYLCLDGPDLVLRPSLAESWKPNHKATVWTFKLRKGVEFHSGGEMKADDVVASFDRLADPAGSSNALSVFKGILQKGATRKVDDYTVEFHLDAPNGNFPYMVASDNYNAIILPASYKGDYEKSFDGTGPFKLDNYTPKVGASFVRNEDYWGAKALPDRTEFTFFDDIQPQILALQGGQVDIINQVTALGGVGLLKDPNVDIIGLKSSLNRQVHMRCDSDPFKDPRVRRAIALSIDRDKVVAGLLKGRATLGNDSPFAPVYPSTNTSVPQRKQDIAQAKQLMVAAGAGKGFKVTLTTERYGEIPAYAQLIQNWVKEIGIELDLNILDSGPYYGDAVFGKSNWLDSVMGVTGYGHRGVPNVFLAAPLKSDGTWNAAHFKNKDYDTLADSYIAALDLEAQKAAAGKIQKLLLEETPIIFGYFSDYLTATAKGVTGVQPTAMGQLFLEKASKA, from the coding sequence GTGAAAACGAACTACCGCATTCTCGATCTCATGAGGCGCAACCGCACGCCGCTCGAAAACCATCTTATCGACGGGCTGGTCGACGGCCGCATCAGTCGCCGCGAATTCATGCGCCACGGCAGTCTGCTCGGTCTGTCGCTGCCGCTGCTTGGCGGCATAGGCATGGCAGCTGGCCTCGGCGCCATGCCGTCGCGCGCCCGCGCCCAAGGCGCCCCCGGCGCCACCATTCGCGTTGCCTGCGTCGTGCCGACAGGAGCCATAGACCCCGTCACCATCGCCGATAATGGTGGCTATTTAATGCTGCAGCAGGTTGGAGAATATCTCTGTCTCGACGGCCCCGACTTGGTACTGCGGCCTTCGCTAGCCGAGAGTTGGAAACCGAACCACAAAGCTACGGTATGGACCTTCAAGCTTCGAAAGGGCGTCGAATTTCACAGCGGCGGCGAGATGAAGGCCGATGACGTGGTTGCCAGCTTCGATCGGCTCGCCGACCCGGCCGGCTCGTCCAATGCACTGTCCGTCTTCAAGGGTATCCTGCAGAAGGGCGCGACCAGGAAAGTCGACGACTACACCGTTGAGTTCCACCTCGATGCGCCGAACGGCAACTTCCCCTACATGGTGGCGTCGGACAATTACAACGCCATCATTCTGCCTGCCAGCTACAAGGGCGACTACGAAAAGAGCTTCGACGGCACCGGGCCGTTCAAGCTGGACAACTACACGCCCAAGGTCGGCGCTTCCTTCGTTCGCAACGAGGACTACTGGGGGGCGAAGGCGTTGCCTGATCGCACGGAGTTCACTTTCTTCGACGACATCCAGCCGCAGATCCTGGCGCTGCAGGGCGGCCAGGTCGACATCATCAACCAGGTGACGGCGCTCGGTGGCGTCGGCCTGCTCAAAGATCCGAACGTAGATATCATTGGCCTGAAGTCGTCTTTGAATCGGCAAGTGCACATGCGCTGCGACTCCGACCCTTTCAAAGACCCGCGCGTGCGCCGCGCGATTGCACTCTCAATCGATCGCGACAAGGTGGTTGCCGGCCTGCTGAAGGGGCGCGCCACGCTGGGCAACGACAGTCCGTTCGCTCCCGTCTATCCGTCAACCAATACGAGCGTGCCGCAGCGCAAGCAGGACATCGCGCAGGCCAAGCAGCTCATGGTAGCTGCAGGTGCCGGCAAGGGCTTCAAGGTGACGCTGACCACCGAGCGCTATGGCGAAATCCCGGCATACGCCCAGCTCATCCAGAACTGGGTTAAGGAAATCGGCATCGAGCTGGACCTCAACATCCTCGACTCAGGTCCCTATTACGGAGACGCAGTGTTCGGCAAATCGAACTGGCTGGATTCGGTGATGGGCGTCACCGGCTATGGTCACCGCGGTGTGCCGAACGTGTTCCTTGCAGCACCCCTGAAGAGCGACGGCACCTGGAACGCGGCGCACTTCAAGAACAAGGACTACGACACGCTGGCGGACAGCTACATCGCGGCGCTTGACCTTGAGGCGCAGAAGGCTGCGGCCGGCAAGATCCAGAAGCTGCTGCTCGAGGAAACACCTATCATCTTCGGCTATTTCTCCGATTACCTCACGGCGACGGCGAAAGGCGTGACCGGCGTGCAGCCGACCGCCATGGGGCAGCTGTTCCTCGAAAAAGCATCGAAGGCCTAA
- a CDS encoding Lrp/AsnC family transcriptional regulator — MNKLDRMDYRILDVLQENGRLPIKILADRVGISVSPCWQRVKKLEKDGIIRRYIAEIAIEKLQSVQIVLANVALSKHHRDALDFFERNMCVIPEVVECYEVMGQFDYHMKFVVSSIERYTEIVERFLTPEFGVERYFTDIVSRVAKEDRAIHLRSLI, encoded by the coding sequence ATGAACAAGCTAGACCGCATGGATTACCGGATTCTTGATGTGCTCCAAGAAAACGGCCGCCTCCCAATCAAGATCCTCGCCGACAGGGTCGGAATTTCTGTGTCGCCGTGTTGGCAGAGAGTCAAAAAGCTCGAAAAAGATGGTATTATCCGTCGTTACATTGCGGAAATAGCGATTGAAAAGTTACAAAGTGTCCAGATTGTTTTAGCTAATGTAGCCCTCTCGAAGCATCATAGAGATGCCTTGGATTTCTTCGAACGCAATATGTGCGTCATTCCAGAAGTTGTCGAGTGTTACGAAGTAATGGGTCAGTTTGACTACCACATGAAATTTGTTGTATCCTCCATTGAACGTTATACTGAGATCGTAGAGAGATTTCTAACTCCTGAATTTGGTGTTGAAAGGTATTTCACCGACATAGTGAGTCGGGTTGCCAAAGAGGATCGGGCTATCCATCTGCGCAGTTTGATATAA